In a genomic window of Lathamus discolor isolate bLatDis1 chromosome 4, bLatDis1.hap1, whole genome shotgun sequence:
- the ZIC5 gene encoding LOW QUALITY PROTEIN: zinc finger protein ZIC 5 (The sequence of the model RefSeq protein was modified relative to this genomic sequence to represent the inferred CDS: inserted 3 bases in 2 codons) — MFLKAGRGKKITTASVDGLGCVVMEPPLSKRNPTLRLADLAAAQPHPQQNMTGFPGLGNHHVHPHHAAHLHPGDAGGDPGGALTPLGPEHMAQPAALKLTPEALTAAAXPPSLRPPPPPPPPPPPLPPPPPPPPLTRRPPPXLPGYPAGGAAGRDFILRRELPAAAAAAAVHGALGEQHPPAGSPHLPHPPPHGVFISAAGTYGAADGAHAAFPPPPPGEQGAPTGRHPPLNGQMRLGLAAAAGELYGRAEAHYGAAAASSSALQGYGSVNLNLAAAAAAGHGHPHHPHPHHHHHHHHHHHHHAHVGAAAAAAAGAFLRYMRQPIKQELICKWIDREPPPPPPPPPPPPGGRKPCSKTFSTMQELVSHVTVEHVGGPEQSSHVCYWEECPREGKPFKAKYKLINHIRVHTGEKPFPCPFPGCGKVFARSENLKIHKRTHTGEKPFKCEFDGCERKFANSSDRKKHSHVHTSDKPYYCKIRGCDKSYTHPSSLRKHMKIHCKSPPPSPPLGSQGYTAAAAGPPDGPLPSEAALAAEPPRGPAAALSPPVTDLSEWYVCQAGGAPRRPRTPSSRDTSPTSEGDEPHRTSGGRTAP; from the exons ATGTTTTTGAAGGCGggtagagggaaaaaaataacaacagccAGCGTAGATGGGCTTGGCTGTGTCGTTATGGAGCCCCCTTTGAGCAAGAGGAACCCGACCCTGAGATTAGCAGATTTGGCAGCGGCTCAGCCCCATCCTCAACAGAACATGACAGGCTTCCCGGGGCTGGGGAACCACCACGTCCACCCCCACCACGCGGCCCACCTCCACCCCGGGGACGCAGGCGGCGACCCCGGCGGTGCCCTCACGCCGCTCGGACCCGAGCACATGGCGCAGCCGGCCGCCCTCAAGCTCACTCCCGAGGCGctcaccgccgccgc gccgccttcGCTGCGCCCGCCGCCACCaccgccaccgccgccgccaccgctgccgccgccaccaccgccgccgccgcttaCGCGCCGCCCGCCAC CCCTCCCGGGCTACCCGGCGGGGGGGGCGGCAGGCCGGGACTTCATCTTGCGGCGGGAgctgcccgccgccgccgctgccgccgcggTGCACGGGGCGCTGGGCGAGCAGCACCCTCCCGCCGGCTCCCCCCACCTCCCGCACCCTCCGCCCCACGGCGTCTTCATCTCGGCCGCCGGCACCTACGGCGCGGCCGACGGGGCGCACGCCGCtttcccgccgccgccgcccggtgAGCAGGGCGCGCCCACCGGCCGCCACCCGCCTCTCAACGGGCAGATGCGGCTGGGGCTGGCGGCCGCCGCCGGAGAGCTCTACGGGCGCGCCGAGGCTCACTacggggccgccgccgcctcctcctcggCGCTGCAAGGTTACGGCTCCGTCAACCTCAACctggcggcagcggcggcggccgggcACGGGCACCCGCACCACCCCCatccacaccaccaccaccaccaccatcatcaccaccaccaccatgccCACgtcggggcggcggcggcggcggcggctgggGCCTTCCTGCGCTACATGCGGCAGCCCATCAAGCAAGAGCTGATCTGCAAGTGGATCGACCGGGAGCCGCCtcctccgcctcctcctcctccgccgccACCGGGCGGTAGGAAACCTTGCTCCAAAACTTTCAGCACGATGCAGGAGCTGGTGAGCCATGTCACCGTGGAGCACGTCGGCGGGCCCGAGCAGAGCAGCCACGTGTGCTACTGGGAGGAGTGTCCCCGGGAAGGCAAACCCTTCAAAGCGAAATACAAACTCATCAACCACATCCGAGTGCACACGGGAGAGAAACCCtttccctgccccttccccgGCTGCGGGAAGGTCTTCGCCCGCTCCGAAAACCTCAAGATCCACAAGCGGACTCATACAG GGGAGAAGCCCTTCAAGTGCGAGTTCGACGGCTGCGAGAGGAAGTTCGCTAACAGCAGTGACCGCAAGAAGCACTCCCACGTCCACACCTCGGACAAGCCCTACTACTGCAAGATCCGCGGCTGCGACAAGTCCTACACCCACCCTAGCTCCCTGCGGAAGCACATGAAGATCCACTGCAAGTCCCCTCCGCCCTCTCCGCCGCTGGGCTCCCAGGGCTacacggcggcggcggcgggccccCCCGACGGGCCGCTCCCCTCCGAGGCTGCCCTGGCCGCCGAACCGCCCCGCGGCCCAGCAGCCGCCCTCTCCCCACCGGTCACCGACCTCAGCGAGTGGTACGTCTGTCAGGCCGGGGGCGCTCCCCGACGGCCCCGCACCCCCTCCAGCCGCGACACCTCCCCGACCTCCGAGGGGGACGAGCCCCACAGGACCTCGGGGGGCAGAACCGCTCCCTAG